The following nucleotide sequence is from Drosophila kikkawai strain 14028-0561.14 chromosome 2L, DkikHiC1v2, whole genome shotgun sequence.
AGTTGCTGGTTCACTGCTGCTGATTCAATCTCCAGGAGTTACACAGAGAAAACATAAACTAAAGCTatggaaattataaaaatatatttgattattGTAAAACAAGAAATAATTCACAGAAAATTACACAGAAAATCCATTGTAACTgtggaaataaaaaatgttaaattctAGTTATAATAACTATTTTTTGTAGTGCCTTTTCTATAAGCTGAACTGTGTGAAAGAGCTCAGAAGGTGTACTGTTATTGATACACTCTGACGCATTTCATTCAGCGGCCAAAGCCAAATGCGGCAACAAACGCGAAAACATGAAAAACAAGCGCGAGACTCTGTAAACCGCAGCTGGGATTGTTGGTGGCGTAAGGGGGGCGCTTGGCGGGGCGTGGAAAGTCACGCAACAGTTGGGCTCTACTGTAGTTATagtaagcaaaaaaagaaaaacataggGAAAAACAAGTGTGTGAGCCAAGGGAGTGGCTGATCCACtttgatttgtgtgatttgcggctgcattttgcatttcgaACGCCGCTGGCGACCGTGCGCATGCGCATGAACTTGACATTTCAGCTCTCGATTCAATTGCGTCGctctaatatttttatatatagatttacACACATTTGCGACAATTTCAGTCAATGAATCAATCAAATGTATTCGAAGGCGTAACGCTGAGATAATAGTTTCCGAGCCAACGGTCTTTGTATACTAATTGACTCTGGTCACTGGGGAATTTATCACCaattgggttttattttatactcaGCCATCAGAGCTGTGTGTAATTTGAACTCGTTTTAGTTGCAATTATGTGTAGTCAATTGATCTATTAGTTGGAGAGAAACAAGTTCAAACTGACAAAGTCCAGTGAGTTTATTTTCAAGGAGAGTAGTTAGCTACGATTTAAGTGTACATTTCTAGGAAGAAACACGTTTATTGATCAATTTATGCgtgatttattaatttatttgatttgttatttaataaatttaaatctctACTAATTCTCTTTGAAAATCATCTCTTCAATAACTACTCATCCCTAAATCTGCATGTATTTATACAATTCTTGAACTAAATCtgtacaatatttttaaataaaatgttattaaaagaaaaaaaattcctGTTactttcaatatatatatatacaaaattagaaatgaaaaatatgttttaaagatattaaaatatatatttcggctttatatataaatattttttgatttgaagcTGTCCCAGTAAGCAGACTGTAATCGTACATTCGTATtgtgttatttaaattttccttgaATCTCGAAATGGCATTGCTAGATGTACTCTCCGTAAAGCCCGTCTTTGACTTCTCCAACGAATACGATTTGCAAAAGCCTCTGGAGCTCAGAAACTCTAGTGATAACAACCTGGTGGCTTTTAGGCTAACAACCAATACGCCACCAGGCTTGTTCCTTGAGGACCCTCCCAAGGAGATTGCTGAGCAAAGCACAATGGTTGTATCCATCATTATGGATACCAATGTTCCCTATGCCCCATGGGAACACTACAAGCTGTGTATTGAAGCTCTTGATGTGGCATATAGTCCAATCGATTTTGGAGAACCTCTCcttagttaaataaataaataataaaaataataaaataaaatatatatatagttagtaaaattagtaaattaataataaataaataacgaataaTTTTAGATAATAAGAATACGAATTGTTagactaaataataattttttcttgaCTAGTGCAATAACTATAAGCTAATAACTTGTCGCACTaggataaaaacaaaataaatgaaaaaaatgaaaaataaaaaaatgaccTGTTCGTAGGAGTTCGATTTGAATACTGAATATATAGCCAGTGTTTGTTACACAGGTTATTTGAAAACTGACATATTTTGCAGTGCACACTACATATATCGATTCGTTTTATGATtcttaacaaattttatttagaataaaatgtatttctatatatagactattagattattattattattaacctTATACAAAAAACAGATTTTCggattgaatttaatgcattattggcttagttatagatttttaagaattttttactCAGCTATCATTTGCCAATCTTAACGCTCCTCCCCATAATTCCTCCAAATAAAACccctttaaattttattaacattttctttatttgcAAAATGTTCCAACATTTCCTCGTCGGCAATGCTCTTGGCACTTCCTTCGAAGGAAAGTTCAATGCTGATAGGTTTTCTTCTCACAGGAAAGCTTGGAAAATGTATGCTAAATAAATAGGTAAGCGAGAGAAGGAGTGCTCGGTTCGAAAGGGAATTTTGGTGGCTGTGGAAGTAGCTCCTGTTCAGGTGCTAGGTGCGAGTACCCTGTCTATATATAGGACTATATATACAATGTATTTACAAAGCAGTGGTGTAGGCGATGGCAGTTTCCAAAGGGCAGCGGCAGGGGTCCGATCAGTTCAGGTGTGGATTCAGATTCAGAATCCTCCTTACAGAGTTCCGGGGGCAGGAGCAGCGTTGATGGAAGCCACCGACTGGATGTGTCCGGCCAGAGGAGCGGTGTGGATGGCTCCGCGGGTCTGGGCAGTGTAGACGCCCTCATGGGCAACGGGAGCCACAACCACGGCGGGAGCATGAGCAGCAGCCACCACAGCGGGGGCATGAGCGGCAGCCACCACAGCGGGGGCATGGACAGCTGCCGGAGGCCAAGAAGCCACGGAGACGGCGGCGGGCCAGTGGGCAGCGGGAACAGCCCAGGGGGAGGCCACCACAGCGGGTCCAGAGACGGCGGTGTAGGACAGACCATGTCCGGCCACTTGCGACAGCAGAGGGATCACGGAGGACTGGACGCCCATGGCCAGGGCCAGGGTGAGGACAATAGCGACGGCGAActgaagaaggcaaaaaataaaaattaattatttcttaattttttaaatataaaatagagtTTAAAATCCAAAGAGTTTTTCCAGAATATCGTATTTTCTTGCAGAATAAAttctttaacttttttaattgtttctttAGActttataatgttataataaAAGGATCAGGCTTTATCCTTGTAAGCTAACTCACTTTCATGATGCTTGGAGGTGGATTTTTTGGGTTGGCGCTCTTGTTGAACTCTTGTTCTGAACTGATTTGTTAACGTTGCTGGCGGCCAGCTTTATACCCCGATGCTGAGCTGACCACATCAGCTCTGGCAACGACTGACGTCGGAGGAGGGTTCATGAAAGTGAGAGTTCACACACCATGACACCGCCCTGACACTGCTCCGCATGCATATATGATCAGCGCTAATGACATGCCTCGATTCTGGACGGATCGGATTCGATTGGACTCGGGTTTGTATTGAGATCTAACGGCAGTAAGATATCTCATGGTTGTCGCGTTAACGAACTAGTTCTACAcatgcctttatttttttattaacaattaaaacaaTGTAGAAACTATAAAAGGTATATTTATGACTAGGAAACTTGGAGCAaaggggttttatttttatctttaaatgaataaaaattgataaacttctcttatttaatatttttaaaataaaaatcagcatttcagttaatttatttaattatattctataaaaataatctatattcttgagaaatatttaacaaaaccCACCAAGAACTAGCTCTTGGCTGACTTGCGAACTTGCCTTGTCCCAGAAATGCATTCTTGTTGAGTGCCACATGTGGTTTCTACCCTGGGAAACCTACAGAACTATCCAACTATCTCAACTATCTCAAGTGTCTCGGCCAAGTGAGTGGCCCAACCCACTTTTAAGCTGCAGTTCCGGTAAGTTGCATTTTCACTCCATCACACCGCCACTTTAATTACTTAATTGTTGTTTGTGTTCGATTAGCATTTTCAGTGTTCagagtatatataaatatatgatttataacACGAAACCAATTATGGATCGATCGATATCCTGTATAAGGCCGGCTAATAACTGATTTATGAGTTCTTAAGGGTCTTAAAGCTTTTGTAATGTCAGGAAACGCCCACATAAGTGGGGCATTAATGATGTATATTTATGGGAAATGTTTAGGAAATATTGAAGCCCGTTTTctaagctttttttaataacaaaatctTTAATTGAAATCCCTGAAAAAAGCCAAATCTCAGCTAAATTCCATTACAGCTGCATATTTTGTTGCCAAGCCAAAGTAGTCTTATTTCCTTAATGATTTCCACCTCCGATTACCTAATGGATTCCGGCACTAGGCATTGCCTTAGGCATTGTGCAACATTCACCTGGTCGAGCGTGGGTGTCCCTGCACCAACCCACATAAATCTATGGAAAAACCATTACGAGACAGCAATTAAATCCCAGACAAAAGCCGGCAAAAAGACAATTCAAtaatcccaaaaaaaaaaaaggcaaggaAAACCCCCTGGAAGAACTTGTTTTGCAGCCAATGTGGGCGAGAGATCGAATCTCTGGGCCAAAACCAAATAAAGAGTTCAAGTTGAAAGAATTAAGGCAATTTTTGCCAAAGCGCTGATAATCTGTAATTAGCGGCTGCTATAATTTGTGGCAATTATTTAAGCCCAGGTGCTGAAACTgcaactgaaaccgaaactcTGCCATCTGTAATTAACGCTAAGCGTTTGCATAATTAAGCATACGCCCTGTGCTCCCAATACGTGACGCGATCGAAAGCCCAGGCGTTATTAACTCGATCTAATGACCATTTGGACTCCAACTTGACTGCCGTTCAGCAGAGTGGACTCTAAACAAATTAGGACTGCCAACTAAGATAATCATACACAGCTAGCACTTGAGTCAAAGACAAGCCAAAGACACATTCTTGGCAGATATGGAATCAATTGAACAATTTGTCGGCCTTTCAAGGTCGAGCAGGTGCAGCATCAAGGTTATTATTAACTAATATACCAGAGCTTTGTGTGATTTAGTTTGATTTAATTGGAGTTTCGAGAGGGGTGAACTTGTGACTAAATCCATTGTCTTGGCGATAAGGAAGGTATGGCAAGGTAATGGCAAGTTTTTATGTGGAACAAGgaaatattatagaaaaataaaaggttGTGTTTaagtaagaaaataataaataattaaataaaataaataataaattataaatgaataggaaagatttttttaaaggaaaacgaaattgttaaaaaagtaaatagtATTTTAAGACAAAGTTCGAAATaagtcaaataaataaaatattttttaaaatttaaaggaaatttaaaaacaaagtttttttaattaattaaaatctttaagcaattaataaagtctttaaaatattttataagcaaaatataaatattcttaaaggaAATTTGGGAATAAAACAAGAAGGGACCgcaacaaaaatttttatgtccagtttattgtatttttctaaaatgttAAATACCAGTAGcaacattgcgtatacgtaatattttgtgaatttgctttaaatgtatttttaattaatgaattttacttatttaccaactttattattattattattgaaaaagaagattttattaaataattttttaataatttcgtGACACTTTCTGCACTCCAAACTTCAccataatattaaaaaaacactcCACATAATtcgtttatttataatattattttaaaaatattatttcataattttcaacaacattttccccattttccgctttccaaacaataaaaaccCTTCATAAAATTCGTATAAAAAACGCTGtttgagtttatttataaCGCTTTCGTCAATCTTTACATTGTTTTGCAGAGAGTTAC
It contains:
- the Acp1 gene encoding adult cuticle protein 1, which produces MKFAVAIVLTLALAMGVQSSVIPLLSQVAGHGLSYTAVSGPAVVASPWAVPAAHWPAAVSVASWPPAAVHAPAVVAAAHAPAVVAAAHAPAVVVAPVAHEGVYTAQTRGAIHTAPLAGHIQSVASINAAPAPGTL